The genomic window CGCATTCTCGCGCAAGCGAAAGGCTCATGGGGTGCGAGAAGCAAGGTCCTCACCGTCGTCAAGCATCACGTCGATAAAGGCTACCAGTATGCCTACCGTGACCGCAAGGCGAAGAAACGGACCTTCCGTCAATTGTGGATCACGCGCATCAACGCCGCGGCACGATTGAACGGCACAACATATTCACGATTGGTTGACGGACTCAGCAAAAAGAAAGTCGATATCAATCGCAAAGTGTTGGCGGAACTTGCAGTGAGCAACCCGGAAGCATTTGCCGAGGTTGTGAAGTTCGCCAACGCGTAAGTTCTTTCAGCGTCTTCCTGTTGTTGCAGGGCGTTCGCAAGAACGTCCCTGCGCAGGAAGATTTTTCATATCACTCCTGCCTATCATGCAAACCAAGATTGCAGAGCTTCGCGAACAGGTCGAAGCGGAGATTGCCTCGGTAACAACCGCTGGCCAGCTTGAAGCATTCCGTATCAAATTCCTTGCGCGAAAAGGTCTCGTTGCCTTGCTCTTCGATGAGTTGAAGAACGTTCCTACAGCGGAAAAACCCATGGCCGGCAAACAACTCAACGAGCTTCGTCAACGGACGCAATCATTGTTCGACGAAAAGGCAGCCTCGCTGAAATCCGCACCACATGTGTCGGCGCAACTCGACCCAACACTGCCGGGGCGACGAAAATTCCTTGGTACGAAACATCCGCTGATGCAAACGCTAGACGAGATCAAGTCGATTTTTGTCGGGATGGGATTCGGCATCGCTGACGGTCCGGAAATAGAAGATGACTGGCATAACTTCGGAGCCTTGAACTTTCCGCCCGACCATCCGGCACGTGATATGCAGGATACGTTCTTCATTGATAAGAATATCCTTCTGCGTACACATACCTCGCCTGTCCAGATTCGGGTCATGGAGAATACCAATCCTCCCATTCGAACCATCATGCCCGGGAGGGTGTATCGCAACGAGGCGGTGAGCGCACGGAGTTTATGCAACTTCTATCAAGTCGAAGGACTTGCCGTGGATGTCGGGATTACGTTCAGCGAGCTGAAAGGAACGTTGCTCTCCTTCGCCCGTCAGTTCTACGGAAAGGACATTAAGTACCGGTTTCGCCCGAGTTTTTTCCCGTTTACCGAGCCAAGCGCGGAAATGGATATAACGTGCTTCATTTGCAAGGGGAGGGGGTGTCGCATGTGCAAGCATTCCGGCTGGCTTGAGATTCTCGGTTGCGGAATGGTCGATCCGAATGTATTCCTGTCGGTCGGATACGATCCGCAGAAGTACACCGGGTATGCTTTCGGGATGGGCATTGAACGCACGGCTGCGCTTCTGTACGGGGTCGATGATATCCGTTTGTTTTATGAGAATGATGTGAGATTTTTGAGGCAGTTCTAAGGGAAAGCGTGTAAACTCGGTGGTTCATCTTACTGCAAGAAAAAGCAATGAAGCTCTCGCACAACTGGTTACAACAATACATCAAATTTAGATTCACTCCTGAAGAGTTGAGCGAA from Bacteroidota bacterium includes these protein-coding regions:
- the rplT gene encoding 50S ribosomal protein L20, encoding MPRSQNKVASHRRRKRILAQAKGSWGARSKVLTVVKHHVDKGYQYAYRDRKAKKRTFRQLWITRINAAARLNGTTYSRLVDGLSKKKVDINRKVLAELAVSNPEAFAEVVKFANA
- the pheS gene encoding phenylalanine--tRNA ligase subunit alpha codes for the protein MQTKIAELREQVEAEIASVTTAGQLEAFRIKFLARKGLVALLFDELKNVPTAEKPMAGKQLNELRQRTQSLFDEKAASLKSAPHVSAQLDPTLPGRRKFLGTKHPLMQTLDEIKSIFVGMGFGIADGPEIEDDWHNFGALNFPPDHPARDMQDTFFIDKNILLRTHTSPVQIRVMENTNPPIRTIMPGRVYRNEAVSARSLCNFYQVEGLAVDVGITFSELKGTLLSFARQFYGKDIKYRFRPSFFPFTEPSAEMDITCFICKGRGCRMCKHSGWLEILGCGMVDPNVFLSVGYDPQKYTGYAFGMGIERTAALLYGVDDIRLFYENDVRFLRQF